One Bacteroidota bacterium genomic region harbors:
- a CDS encoding IS1595 family transposase, with amino-acid sequence MNNSKLGGYKQKKILQAFALELTATQASSLLQINRNTINRYYR; translated from the coding sequence ATGAATAACAGCAAATTAGGCGGATACAAGCAGAAAAAGATTCTGCAAGCATTCGCCCTGGAGCTAACAGCCACCCAGGCCTCGAGTCTTTTGCAGATTAATCGGAACACAATAAATCGTTACTATCGC